Proteins from a single region of Malassezia restricta chromosome IV, complete sequence:
- a CDS encoding BTB domain and ankyrin repeat protein, which produces MLSVPSLLDCWSVRDIARFRRVLKGNPSERSSSHGRSPASFGTSASGLSHGPCAPAEVNRRDHFGRTVLHLLCASDDPLATEFLQLLLTHPSVNVNLQDEESGWTALHRALYAGHIHIALILLERTDIDYYIKDWEGLTAFDLYNTTVEGTCPSNMDEGSGADLFVWGGNRNYTLGLSHGNDSALPERVKLKCNERRTPLIAGARFNRPHVRDISMSRWHTVLATNEPRKNVYVCGIGSQARLGRSAQSLPTFEPLRDFSDTANIVVAGSDHTIIVTETGAVYTFGSNRMAQLGYAIEEGLGVVSSSSGTKRSGATSHPNQHSLQGPVSDVSGVELDLQVTPRRVQGPLKREVIIGAAASRLHSVAYTASALYTWGTNNGQLGYDRHSAPVQVQPRRVTVVSVPVRQVAATEFATACLLESWDVMLLHGDANYRVMFPSPRVTSDVGMFRPRQMQPKPCIRKLTCSGTTFAALSDLGDLFTFHVEHSSTTGAKVVPPRPHLVWSVRRKFSAVRDVAIGNDNALILCTADGHVYVRAQKLELKVKSRTPKFQLVPYLQRIVQVRANVTGSFAAMQVPWRLPTIPIRGRSLEQDLVSLVSPIQGMLIAGPVACETLHTDNGDENEEDLSNSHVPRYVSQAKALLSHINEARSKFVSRDNASHHDAVLLVEHGAYAIPVHRLMLALRIPNLASVVWRGGEAYGVKVRDAHTVDCGKLSFASAMFLLLYLYTDDMPPVWCASVGYLVAEQARQADFDVRLVYSELYEWATSLSMTALQEFLASRLVKPPRQTLHPQLHELFEGLLTQKPLPGADVVLHLADADITCHSIFLRRSPMLESLLDWRAMRGDSGYVHIDMPHWTWPIMRVGLAFLYMDADTAAFQGTDEDKSPDQFIDFVLDVLQLADELLLEKLQHITYGFLSPRVKPTNVAALLSDALRLNAPAFSQVCMEYATRHLETLLEMGCLSSLDVRERRILAEYIQAQQDRVLHRSLARDRMLALSIKHQDYIAELDLPKPSLNLACLKVPKRMKSPRIAPVDDMPAPSTPSLQLQGDESLLFTMDDVAPEPLPEPAWQTVGARPPRQPRRSSDAPLASSPPMSAPRSSQKEQRPMGLSPPSTTSPITPGAQTSVIQMSLATKVTQKERKKQQQQQQQRALSSESRPAWKPTSSKSRKSDVWGTSPSSLPGPSLPGTPPAQSFAEIQAQQQAAMVQQRAQQIKPKSFAQILHEERVAQQQADRDRQEAEAFERWFEEESRRVQEQEARLAQRGDQSRRGRPRRGRRRGKANPAMARIDDD; this is translated from the exons ATGCTTTCTGTACCTAGCCTCCTCGATTGTTGGAGCGTGCGTGATATCGCGCGTTTCCGACGAGTGC TCAAGGGGAACCCTTCTGAGCGCTCATCGTCCCATGGGCGTTCACCGGCCTCGTTTGGCACGAGTGCGAGTGGCCTTTCTCATGGTCCCTGCGCACCAGCCGAGGTCAATCGCCGTGATCACTTCGGTCGCACTGTCTTACATCTACTGTGTGCCAGCGACGATCCGTTGGCCACTGAGTTTCTGCAGCTCCTGCTGACGCATCCATCTGTGAATGTTAATCTCCAGGACGAGGAGAGCGGCTGGACCGCACTGCATCGTGCACTATATGCAGGTCATATCCACATCGCACTCATACTGCTGGAGCGCACGGATATTGACTACTACATCAAAGACTGGGAAGGCCTCACGGCGTTCGACTTGTACAACACGACCGTTGAAGGGACATGCCCCAGTAATATGGACGAAGGCAGCGGAGCCGACTTATTTGTCTGGGGTGGCAACCGAAACTACACTCTGGGGCTTAGCCACGGCAATGATAGCGCGTTGCCTGAGCGCGTCAAGCTCAAATGCaacgagcgacgcacaccACTCATTGCTGGCGCCCGCTTTAATCGACCTCATGTTCGTGATATTTCCATGTCACGTTGGCATACCGTCCTCGCCACTAATGAGCCCCGCAAAAATGTATACGTTTGCGGCATCGGATCTCAGGCTCGGTTGGGACGCTCAGCGCAGTCGTTGCCAACATTTGAGCCACTGCGTGACTTTAGTGATACAGCAAACATTGTCGTTGCAGGATCCGATCACACTATTATTGTCACTGAAACTGGCGCTGTGTATACCTTCGGCTCGAACCGTATGGCTCAGTTAGGCTACGCTATTGAAGAAGGGCTGGGCGTCGtgtcctcgtcgtccggcACCAAGCGATCTGGTGCCACAAGTCATCCAAATCAGCACTCACTGCAAGGTCCGGTTTCGGACGTCAGTGGCGTCGAGCTAGACTTACAAGTCACGCCGCGGCGAGTGCAAGGACCATTGAAACGTGAGGTGATTATTGGCGCTGCGGCGAGTCGACTGCATTCTGTCGCCTACACTGCCAGTGCCTTGTACACATGGGGCACGAACAATGGCCAACTTGGGTACGACCGCCATTCTGCTCCGGTGCAAGTGCAACCACGACGTGTCACCGTAGTGAGCGTGCCTGTCCGCCAAGTGGCCGCGACAGAATTTGCCACGGCTTGCCTGTTGGAATCGTGGGATGTCATGCTTCTTCATGGCGACGCGAACTATCGTGTAATGTTCCCATCACCGCGTGTGACGAGTGACGTCGGCATGTTTCGACCACGTCAAATGCAGCCCAAGCCTTGCATCCGTAAACTCACTTGCTCCGGCACAACGTTCGCTGCTCTGTCGGATCTGGGCGACCTGTTTACCTTCCACGTGGAGCACTCCAGCACGACGGGCGCCAAAGTTGTGCCGCCTCGTCCCCACCTTGTTTGGAGTGTTCGGCGCAAGTTTTCGGCTGTTCGCGATGTCGCAATTGGAAATGATAATGCTTTGATTCTATGCACTGCTGATGGCCATGTCTACGTTCGTGCCCAAAAGTTGGAGCTGAAAGTCAAGTCACGAACTCCCAAATTCCAACTTGTTCCTTACTTGCAGCGAATCGTTCAAGTGAGGGCCAATGTGACAGGCAGCTTTGCTGCTATGCAAGTACCCTGGCGTCTGCCAACTATACCTATCCGTGGCCGCTCACTGGAGCAGGATCTCGTGTCGCTGGTATCGCCAATTCAAGGCATGCTCATAGCCGGCCCAGTCGCATGCGAAACGTTACACACGGACAATGGCGACGAGAACGAGGAAGACTTATCTAACTCTCATGTGCCGCGCTATGTGTCGCAGGCCAAGGCCCTGCTATCGCACATAAACGAAGCGCGGTCCAAATTCGTATCACGGGACAATGCGTCTCATCATGATGCCGTTCTACTTGTTGAACATGGCGCTTACGCCATTCCCGTGCACCGCCTCATGCTCGCCTTGCGCATCCCGAATCTTGCCTCTGTTGTGTGGCGGGGCGGCGAGGCATATGGCGTAAAggtgcgcgacgcacacaCCGTGGACTGTGGAAAATTGTCTTTTGCATCCGCCATGTTCCTCTTACTCTATCTTTATACGGACGACATGCCTCCGGTATGGTGCGCCAGCGTCGGATACTTGGTCGCAGAACAAGCGCGTCAGGCGGACTTTGACGTCCGCCTTGTGTATTCTGAGCTATACGAGTGGGCTACCTCCCTGTCTATGACAGCATTGCAAGAATTTCTTGCATCTCGACTCGTCAAGCCGCCCCGTCAAACTTTGCATCCCCAGCTCCATGAACTTTTCGAGGGTTTGCTTACTCAGAAACCTCTGCCCGGTGCGGATGTTGTGCTACATCTAGCTGACGCGGATATCACATGCCATTCCATCTTtttgcgtcgctcgccTATGCTCGAATCTCTGTTGGActggcgcgcgatgcggGGTGATTCCGGCTACGTACATATCGATATGCCGCACTGGACGTGGCCTATCATGCGTGTTGGTCTAGCCTTCCTGTATATGGACGCGGATACTGCTGCTTTCCAGGGCACGGATGAAGATAAGTCGCCGGACCAATTTATTGACTTTGTGCTGGATGTACTACAGCTCGCCGATGAACTGCTGCTAGAGAAGCTGCAGCATATCACATATGGCTTCCTGTCACCTCGAGTCAAGCCCACGAATGTCGCTGCACTCTTGTCCGATGCACTGCGTCTCAACGCACCGGCCTTTAGCCAGGTTTGCATGGAGTACGCAACGCGTCatctcgagacgctgctggaaATGGGATGCCTATCGAGTTTAGACGTGAGGGAGCGCCGTATTCTTGCCGAATATAttcaggcgcagcaggacCGGGTCTTACATCGATCTCTCGCTCGTGATCGCATGCTAGCGCTTTCGATAAAGCATCAGGACTACATTGCCGAGCTCGACTTGCCCAAACCATCCCTCAATTTGGCGTGCCTCAAAGTGCCCAAACGTATGAAGTCGCCTCGCATTGCACCTGTTGACGATATGCCCGCACCCAGTACTCCTTCACTACAGCTGCAAGGTGACGAGAGCCTCTTGTTTACCATGGACGATGTCGCGCCAGAACCTTTGCCAGAACCAGCATGGCAAACTGTGGGTGCGAGACCCCCTCGGCAACCGCGGCGTTCTTCTGATGCACCCCTCGCATCGTCTCCGCCGATGAGTGCGCCGCGATCCTCGCAGAAAGAGCAGCGGCCTATGGGTTTATCACCTCCTTCTACGACTTCTCCTATCACACCTGGTGCACAGACGTCCGTCATACAAATGTCGTTGGCCACCAAAGTCACTCAAAaggagcgcaagaagcagcagcagcaacaaCAACAGCGGGCACTTTCTTCCGAATCACGACCCGCATGGAAACCTACTTCATCCAAGTCACGCAAGTCGGATGTGTGGGGCACTTCACCCAGTTCTCTTCCCGGCCCATCATTGCCCGGGACACCGCCAGCCCAATCCTTTGCTGAGATCCAAGCACAACAACAAGCAGCCATGGTACAGCAGCGTGCTCAACAGATTAAACCCAAGAGCTTTGCACAAATCCTGCATGAAGAACGCGTTGCACAACAGCAGGCAGACCGTGATCGCCAGGAAGCTGAGGCGTTTGAGCGCTGGTTCGAGGAAGAAAGTCGGCGTGTACAGGAACAAGAAGCACGTCTAGCTCAACGTGGAGATCAATCACGACGTGGACGTCCACGACGTGGACGTCGGCGTGGCAAAGCGAATCCAGCCATGGCCCGAATAGATGATGACTAG
- a CDS encoding Obg-like ATPase 1, which translates to MLGAFCARSWLKQRQLIAPVCRSYLHTTATVEKKAKKMAPKKNQQVVEKPRLGRPSNNLKMGIVGLPNVGKSTLFNTVAKCDLGKAANFPYATIEPEETRVYVPDDRFLWLCDLYKPKSEVPAFLTVIDIAGLTSGASTGVGLGNAFLANVRAVDGIFQVIRAFDDADIVHVEGDVDPTRDMEIISTELRLKDIEWVEKALDNARKNARSAGNNSLEDRKKKEEVAIIEKVLKCLQEDNMDVRKGDWNAKEVDVINSLLLLTAKPVIYLVNLSERDYARKKNKWLPKIKQWIDENNPGDQLIPFSAALEEQLFTISDENELKEYLAKLGEGVQSALPKITKSGYDALDLIRYFTAGPDEVRAWSIRRGVKAPQAAGVIHSDFENKFVCGEIMAFNDLKEAGSENACRANGKLVQKGKTYEMVDGDIAHWKAGA; encoded by the exons ATGCTGGGTGCGTTTTGCGCACGAAGCTGGTTAAAACAACGTCAGTTGATTGCGCCTGTGTGTCGCTCGTATCTGCATACAACCGCCACAGTAGAAAAGAAGGCTAAGAAAATGGCTCCGAAGAAGAACCAACAGGTCGTAGAGAAGCCCCGTCTCGGTCGTCCATCGAACAACCTCAAGATGGGTATCGTTGGTCTGCCGAACGTGGGTAAGTCTACGCTCTTCAACACAGTCGCCAAGTGCGATCTGGGTAAAGCTGCCAACTTTCCTTACGCCACGATTGAGCCCGAAGAGACCCGTGTGTACGTGCCTGATGACCGATTTCTCTGGCTTTGCGACTTGTACAAGCCCAAGTCAGAAGTGCCCGCTTTCCTCACTGTCATCGACATTGCCGGTCTGACGTCCGGTGCCAGCACGGGCGTTGGTCTTGGTAACGCCTTCCTTGCCAACGTTCGGGCCGTTGATGGTATCTTCCAGGTGATCCGTGCTTTCGACGACGCTGACATTGTCCACGTCGAGGGTGATGTCGACCCCACGCGTGACATGGAGATTATTTCGACTGAGCTCCGTCTGAAGGACATTGAGTGGGTCGAaaaggcgctcgacaaCGCTCGAAAGAATGCACGCTCCGCAGGCAACAACTCACTTGAGGACCGTAAGAAAAAAGAAGAAGTTGCCATTATCGAAAAAGTCCTCAAATGCCTACAGGAAGACAACATGGACGTTCGCAAGGGCGACTGGAACGCCAAGGAG GTGGATGTGATCAACTCGCTTCTTCTTCTGACCGCTAAGCCTGTCATTTACCTGGTCAACctcagcgagcgcgactACGCCCGCAAGAAGAACAAGTGGCTGCCCAAGATCAAGCAGTGGATCGACGAGAACAATCCGGGTGACCAGCTCATTCCGTTCTCAGCTGCCCTCGAAGAGCAACTGTTTACGATCTCTGACGAGAATGAGCTCAAGGAGTACCTCGCGAAGCTAGGCGAGGGCGTGCAGAGCGCTCTTCCGAAGATCACTAAGAGTGGCTACGACGCCCTGGACCTCATTCGTTACTTCACTGCTGGTCCTGATGAGGTACGTGCTTGGTCTATCCGCCGTGGCGTCAAGGCCCCACAAGCTGCCGGTGTAATCCACTCCGACTTTGAAAACAAGTTTGTGTGTGGTGAAATCATGGCCTTCAATGACCTCAAGGAGGCTGGCAGCGAAAATGCATGCCGCGCCAACGGTAAGCTCGTGCAAAAGGGCAAGACGTATGAGATGGTTGATGGTGACATTGCTCA CTGGAAGGCTGGTGCGTAG
- a CDS encoding ribonuclease H2 subunit A, which yields MLDAVPSVRATALTQSYTWRSHIPDACVSGTGHRRAPCVLGVDEAGRGPVLGPLVYGVAFCPLNAQEGLRDLGFADSKTLTPARRDELLQALLREPSMGWAVRVMSPQDISAGMMRRVPYNLNEQSCDATVQLIQGVLDAGIDVTHIFVDTVGEPTAYAAKLKRHFPRYGHIEWKVARKADATYPIVGAASIAAKVTRDACLDNWVYAEQRLSSAALGKRKRSDDDAWETGSGYPGDPKTVRYLKETLDPVFGWTGIVRFSWATAKSMLEEPVKTPIPTTSILGTAYPPSSTRAFKVEWSDEAKAPKPQKSIASYFKAAAPNKQHMGTGAAASQSSGIHQRDRKMLSEHTSSLWRQLALSAATDADLF from the exons ATGCTCGACGCGGTACCATCGGTGCGGGCGACGGCACTGACGCAGTCGTATACTTGGCGCTCACACATCCCGGATGCGTGCGTGAGCGGCACGGGTCATCGACGGGCGCCTTGTGTTCtgggcgtcgacgaggccggTCGAGGGCCTGTGCTAGGCCCTCTGGTCTATGGTGTCGCGTTCTGCCCCCTCAATGCGCAGGAAGGCCTCCGTGACTTGGGATTCGCAG ACTCGAAAACACTCACTCccgcgcgacgcgacgAGCTCCTCCAGGCCCTCTTGCGCGAGCCAAGCATGGGCTGGGCGGTCCGTGTCATGTCGCCCCAGGACATCTCTGCTGGCATGATGCGACGTGTGCCGTACAACTTGAACGAGCAGAGCTGCGATGCTACTGTTCAACTCATACAGGgcgtgctcgatgcgggCATCGATGTCACGCACATCTTTGTCGATACTGTGGGTGAGCCCACAGCCTATGCTGCCAAGCTCAAGCGTCACTTTCCGCGGTACGGACACATTGAATGGAAGGTTGCCCGCAAGGCTGATGCCACGTACCCCATTGTCGGCGCCGCTAGTATTGCTGCGAAAGTCacacgcgatgcatgcctCGACAACTGGGTGTATGCAGAGCAGCGCCTGTCTTCGGCCGCGCTTGGGAAGCGCAAGCGGTCAGACGATGATGCCTGGGAGACCGGTAGTGGCTATCCTGGAGATCCTAAGACGGTGCGCTACCTCAAAGAGACGTTGGACCCCGTGTTTGGATGGACGGGCATCGTGCGTTTCAGCTGGGCCACTGCCAAATCCATGCTTGAGGAGCCTGTCAAGACACCTATTCCCACCACTTCGATCCTAGGCACAGCATATCCCCCCTCGTCAACGCGTGCGTTCAAGGTAGAGTGGTCCGACGAGGCGAAAGCGCCGAAGCCACAAAAGTCGATCGCGAGCTATTTCAAGGCAGCAGCACCGAACAAGCAACACATGggcacaggcgctgcggccTCACAGTCCAGCGGCATACATCAAAGAGATCGAAAGATGCTATCTGAGCACACATCGAGCTTATGGCGCCAATTGGCACTATCTGCTGCCACCGATGCCGACTTGTTCTAA
- a CDS encoding exosome complex exonuclease RRP6: MEKRLSEVSEVLEPATRTAGLLPTSTDLDFYCSIDPGVKQALDGVSGDLDDVLSTMTAWMGSERQRMDSMMDAASFSAQAGETIDRLLERTDVYLDEYAGRRPIAPKDEPVVPSTGKLPKSLLFPKIPKPQDAFSRRPDNRACAPWTRQLRFGKPNARVPLGWRDPAWDMPEHATVEGQYGTEGDARLNAYYVEIQQTPIPASAYRVDEPRAPEPLDLDEPDASLTWVDSLDKLHALAAHLEEARVTEIAIDLEHHSHRTYLGLVCLMQISTRWGDWIVDTLVDEVREHAEMLNASFTHPDKVLVLHGADHDILWLQRDLGLFVTNLFDTFQAARVLQFGSLSLAYLLLRYTGFEADKRFQTADWRIRPLPREMLFYARSDTHSLLYVYDCLRLDLERYAGHSAITDVFERSKATASKTYIKVPWDAQGDSRNGWRTLWLRLGGDLARAAQDAPPGTPLSREERILRRLHQWRDEKAREDDERPAFVLSDEVLISLALRPPLTLPEAHTRTPMRLRKSVQRMHELVDAVKAEWEAYQAGLQPSMPKTDVAVDEDLGERYVRDEEGWTEAGVQVGVWDAQAPQSRADAQLFRGLHVSSQAAPSTKRKSLFEMPSARTPSHAAATLRRIQSEFVQRLGSLVGRGPERAGEPEEPEEPVKPEGPVDEKPVDEKPVEPEDAAPIPPEAHETTVVKHDRDKDDDGIVRVSKHIKVRAPKTKKSQAAPVPFDYAQATSVLDAPRSGSEASLLAPTKAAAEPRGARPKNLKRSGQRSGTFARRNK; the protein is encoded by the coding sequence aTGGAAAAGCGCTTGAGCGAAGTCAGTGAGGTGCTTGAGCCGGCGACGCGTACGGCTGGTCTCctgccgacgtcgacggacctCGACTTTTACTGCTCGATTGATCCGGGCGTGAAGCAGGCGCTTGATGGCGTGAGTGGTGActtggacgacgtgctAAGCACGATGACGGCGTGGATGGGTAGTGAGAGGCAGAGGATGGACAGTATGATGGATGCCGCATCATTTTCGGCACAGGCTGGCGAGACGATCGATCGGCTGCTGGAGCGCACGGACGTGTATTTGGACGAGTATGCCGGGCGGCGGCCGATCGCCCCAAAGGACGAGCCGGTGGTGCCGAGCACGGGCAAGCTACCGAAGAGTCTGCTGTTTCCCAAGATACCAAAGCCGCAGGATGCGTTCTCGCGGCGTCCTGACAAtcgcgcgtgtgcgccatggacgaggcagcTGCGCTTCGGCAAGCCGAATGCTCGTGTGCCGCTAGGATGGCGCGATCCGGCGTGGGACATGCCTGAGCACGCGACAGTAGAGGGGCAGTATGGGACAGAGGGTGATGCGCGTCTGAATGCGTATTATGTTGAGATCCAGCAGACGCCCATTCCTGCCTCTGCCTACCGCGTTGATGAGCCGAGGGCGCCGGAGCCGCTCGATCTTGACGAGCCGGATGCATCGCTGACGTGGGTCGACTCGCTCGATaagctgcatgcgctggcggcgcatctgGAAGAGGCACGAGTGACTGAGATCGCCATTGACTTGGAGCACCACAGCCATCGGACCTACTTGGGTCTTGTGTGTCTCATGCAGATTAGCACGCGTTGGGGCGACTGGATCGTCGATacgctcgtggacgaggtgcgtgagcaTGCTGAGATGCTGAATGCGTCCTTCACGCATCCTGACAAGGTGCTTGTGCTGCACGGAGCCGACCACGACATCCTATGGCTGCAGCGTGACTTGGGTCTGTTTGTCACCAACCTGTTTGACACGTTCCAagctgcgcgtgtgctgcagtTTGGCAGTCTGAGCCTTGCGtacctgctgctgcgctaTACGGGCTTTGAGGCGGACAAGCGCTTCCAAACGGCTGACTGGCGCATTCGGCCGCTGCCCCGCGAGATGCTGTTCTATGCCCGCAGTGATACGCACTCGCTCCTGTATGTGTACGACTGTCTGCGTCTGGACCTTGAGCGGTATGCGGGACACAGTGCGATCACCGACGTGTTTGAGCGGAGCAAAGCGACGGCGTCCAAGACATATATCAAGGTGCCATGGGATGCGCAGGGCGACTCGCGAAATGGATGGCGAACGCTGTGGCTGCGACTTGGCGGTGATCTCGCGCGGGCCGCCCAAGACGCGCCAcctggcacgccgctgaGCCGTGAGGAGCGTATTCTgcggcgcctgcatcaGTGGCGCGATGAAAAGGCTCGAGAGGACGACGAGAGGCCGGCGTTTGTTCTGAGTGACGAGGTGCTGATTAGTCTTGCGCTGCGTCCGCCGCTGACGCTGCCTGAGGCGCAtacgcgcacgccgatgCGTTTGCGCAAGTCTGTGCAGCGGATGCATGAGCTTGTGGATGCTGTGAAAGCAGAATGGGAGGCTTACCAGGCAGGTCTGCAGCCGTCGATGCCCAAGACGGACGTGGCAGTGGACGAAGACCTCGGAGAGCGGTATGTGAGAGACGAAGAAGGATGGACAGAGGCGGGCGTGCAGGTAGGCGTGTGGGATGCCCAGGCACCACAGAGCAGGGCAGATGCTCAGCTGTTCCGTGGACTGCACGTATCGTCGCAGGCGGCACCAagcacgaagcgcaagtCGCTTTTCGAGATGCCGTCTGCGCGGACGCCGtcgcatgctgctgcgacgctgcggcgGATCCAGTCGGAGTTTGTGCAGCGGCTCGGTAGTCTGGTCGGGCGTGGGCCTGAGAGGGCTGGGGAGCCTGAGGAACCTGAGGAGCCCGTGAAGCCTGAGGGGCCCGTGGATGAGAAGCCCGTGGATGAGAAGCCCGTGGAACCCGAGGACGCTGCGCCAATACCAcccgaggcgcacgagaCGACAGTCGTCAAGCACGATAGAGACAAGGATGATGATGGCATTGTGCGTGTCAGCAAACACATCAAGGTACGAGCACCCAAGACGAAAAAGAGCCaagcggcgcctgtgccgtTTGATTACGCACAAGCCACGAGTGTGCTGGATGCACCGCGGTCAGGCTCGGAGGCCTCGCTGCTGGCTCCCACAAAGGCAGCCGCCGAGCCGCGCGGTGCACGGCCCAAGAACCTCAAGCGCAGCGGACAACGCAGTGGGACATTCGCACGACGTAACAAGTAA